The Streptomyces sp. NBC_00440 genome contains a region encoding:
- a CDS encoding MFS transporter yields the protein MPELNHRRRMLVLAICCMSLLIVSLDNTVLNVALPSMQKELHASVSGLQWTIDAYTLVLASLLMLAGSTADRIGRRRVFKAGLVIFTLGSALCSVAPNLESLVVFRMMQAVGGSMLNPVAMSIITNTFTEPRERARAIGVWGGVVGISMAAGPIVGGLLVDSVGWRSIFWINLPVGLAALLLTWRYVPESRAPKGRRPDPVGQLFVIALLGSVTYAIIEAPSAGWTSPLILSFTGVALLALVGLVLYEPRRPEPLIDLRFFRSAPFSGATVIAVCGFAALGGFLFLNTLYLQDVRGLSALHAGLYMLPMAVLTLVCAPLSGRLVGNRGPRLSLLIAGVTMALSGLVFAVLDAETNTALLFTGYVLFGIGFGMVNAPITNTAVSGMPRAQAGVAAAVASTSRQIGSTLGVAVIGAVLASGVSGAAHTEGFAGASRTAWWIITACGLAVLVFGLLTSGKWAQRSARRTAERLNAPETAQTVADANA from the coding sequence ATGCCCGAGCTCAACCACCGCCGGCGGATGCTGGTGCTCGCGATCTGCTGCATGAGCCTGCTGATCGTCAGCCTCGACAACACCGTCCTGAACGTCGCCCTCCCCTCGATGCAGAAGGAGCTGCACGCATCGGTCTCCGGACTCCAGTGGACGATCGACGCATACACCCTGGTCCTGGCCTCACTGCTGATGCTCGCGGGCTCGACGGCCGACCGGATAGGCCGCCGCAGAGTCTTCAAGGCGGGCCTGGTGATCTTCACCCTCGGCTCGGCGCTCTGCTCGGTCGCCCCCAACCTGGAGTCGCTGGTCGTCTTCCGGATGATGCAGGCGGTCGGCGGCTCGATGCTCAACCCGGTCGCGATGTCGATCATCACCAACACCTTCACCGAGCCGCGCGAACGCGCCCGCGCCATCGGCGTCTGGGGTGGCGTCGTCGGGATCTCGATGGCGGCCGGCCCGATCGTCGGGGGCCTGCTGGTGGATTCGGTGGGCTGGCGCTCGATCTTCTGGATCAATCTGCCGGTGGGACTGGCCGCTCTGCTGCTCACCTGGCGTTACGTACCGGAGTCGCGGGCTCCGAAGGGCCGCAGGCCGGACCCGGTGGGCCAGCTGTTCGTCATCGCGCTGCTGGGCTCGGTGACGTACGCGATCATCGAGGCGCCGTCGGCCGGGTGGACGTCACCGCTGATCCTGTCCTTCACGGGGGTGGCCCTGCTGGCCCTGGTGGGACTGGTGCTGTACGAGCCGAGGCGCCCCGAACCACTGATCGACCTGCGCTTCTTCCGCAGCGCGCCGTTCAGCGGGGCCACCGTCATCGCGGTCTGCGGCTTCGCCGCGCTCGGTGGCTTCCTCTTCCTGAACACGCTCTATCTCCAGGACGTCCGCGGCCTCTCCGCCCTGCACGCCGGCCTCTACATGCTGCCGATGGCGGTGCTGACCCTGGTCTGCGCGCCGCTGTCGGGACGGCTGGTGGGCAACCGCGGGCCACGGCTCTCGCTGCTGATCGCCGGGGTGACGATGGCGCTGAGCGGACTGGTCTTCGCGGTTCTCGACGCCGAGACGAACACGGCGCTGCTCTTCACCGGCTACGTACTGTTCGGGATCGGCTTCGGCATGGTGAACGCTCCGATCACCAACACCGCGGTCTCCGGGATGCCCCGTGCGCAGGCCGGGGTGGCGGCGGCCGTCGCGTCGACCAGCCGGCAGATCGGATCGACGCTGGGTGTCGCCGTGATCGGGGCCGTGCTGGCCTCGGGCGTGAGCGGCGCGGCGCACACCGAGGGCTTCGCCGGAGCCAGCCGCACCGCCTGGTGGATCATCACCGCGTGCGGTCTCGCCGTCCTGGTCTTCGGGCTGCTGACCAGCGGGAAGTGGGCGCAGCGTTCGGCCCGGCGGACCGCGGAGCGGCTGAACGCGCCCGAGACGGCTCAGACGGTCGCGGACGCCAACGCGTAG
- a CDS encoding helix-turn-helix transcriptional regulator produces the protein MTTVAPETDVRRHELADFLRSRRERITPEQAGLPRGARRRTPGLRREEVAQLSAVGVTWYTWLEQARDITVSPQVLDAIARTLLLDLHERAHLFSLAGAVDPSPGAVCPSITPALSALIEQLDPVPACIQNSRYDILAYNRTYGRLLCDLDAVAPEDRNCMLLSYTNEDWRSSVVDLDAMCRVMAAKFRASMAGHLAEPAWKALLKRLETASPEFREIWARHEIIGPGSRTKRFHNRHVGPLLVDHTDLWLGPAAGPRMVTYVPANAESRERLERLYALASATV, from the coding sequence ATGACCACAGTCGCGCCGGAGACCGACGTACGCAGGCACGAACTCGCCGACTTCCTGCGCAGCCGCCGTGAGCGCATCACGCCCGAGCAGGCGGGCCTGCCGCGCGGCGCCCGGCGCCGGACACCGGGGCTGCGCCGCGAGGAGGTGGCCCAGCTCTCCGCAGTGGGCGTCACCTGGTACACGTGGCTGGAGCAGGCGCGCGACATCACGGTCTCCCCGCAGGTCCTGGACGCCATCGCCCGCACGCTCCTTCTCGACCTGCACGAACGCGCGCACCTCTTCTCGCTGGCCGGTGCGGTCGACCCGTCGCCCGGCGCGGTCTGCCCCTCGATCACGCCGGCGCTCTCGGCGCTGATCGAGCAGCTGGACCCGGTCCCGGCCTGCATCCAGAACAGCCGTTACGACATCCTCGCGTACAACCGCACGTACGGTCGGCTGCTCTGCGACCTCGACGCCGTAGCCCCCGAGGACCGCAACTGCATGCTGCTCTCGTACACGAACGAGGACTGGCGGTCGTCGGTCGTCGACCTCGACGCCATGTGCCGGGTGATGGCCGCCAAGTTCCGTGCGTCGATGGCCGGGCATCTGGCGGAGCCCGCCTGGAAGGCGCTGCTCAAGCGGCTGGAGACGGCTTCGCCGGAGTTCCGCGAGATCTGGGCCCGGCATGAGATCATCGGCCCCGGCAGCAGGACCAAGCGTTTCCACAACCGGCACGTCGGGCCGCTGCTCGTGGACCACACCGACCTCTGGCTCGGCCCCGCGGCCGGTCCACGCATGGTGACCTACGTACCGGCCAACGCCGAGTCCCGCGAACGGCTGGAGCGGCTCTACGCGTTGGCGTCCGCGACCGTCTGA
- a CDS encoding MFS transporter: MSNSTGTTVKTTGQTVRTPSTVPGAVQRHDHPTPVLGTLGLFTVLIGAALPLIDFFIVNVALPTIDHDLAAGPAMLELVVAGYGVAYAVLLVLGGRLGDVAGRRRLFLLGMAAFGLTSLACGLSPNAWTLVGARVAQGASSALMLPQVLATIQATTAGPRRAKAMGLYGATAGLSMVAGQILGGVLVAADVAGTGWRSIFLVNVPVALLGLVLAVRSVPETRSEKPAPVDIPGTLLLALSLVTLLAPLTEGRAAGWPLWTWISLGVFPFAAAAFYLTERAADRRGEVPLVPPSLLRLDSLRRGLTLVVPFSIGFGGFMFVIAVALQQGLRMGPVTAGFTLVPLAAAFFAASLAGPRLVGRYASRVVTAGAVIQAVGVTVIAATVWWDWSGLGIAALAPGMALAGFGQGLQLPVLFRIVLSDVPAERAGVGGGMMTTTQQASLALGVATLGTLFLSLSTSLGMREALAVTLLLQLATVAVTALLSLRLPRTVR; the protein is encoded by the coding sequence GTGAGCAATTCGACAGGCACGACAGTCAAGACAACAGGCCAGACAGTACGGACTCCATCCACCGTCCCCGGCGCCGTCCAGCGGCACGACCACCCCACCCCGGTGCTCGGCACGCTGGGGCTGTTCACGGTCCTGATCGGGGCGGCGCTGCCGCTGATCGACTTCTTCATCGTCAATGTCGCCCTGCCGACCATCGACCACGACCTGGCCGCGGGCCCCGCGATGCTGGAACTGGTCGTCGCCGGATACGGCGTCGCCTACGCGGTGCTGCTCGTGCTCGGCGGCCGGCTCGGGGACGTGGCAGGGCGGCGCAGGCTCTTCCTGCTCGGTATGGCCGCGTTCGGTCTCACCTCGCTGGCCTGCGGTCTCTCGCCCAACGCCTGGACGCTGGTCGGCGCGCGGGTGGCGCAGGGCGCCTCCTCGGCGCTGATGCTCCCGCAGGTGCTCGCCACCATCCAGGCGACCACGGCGGGGCCGCGGCGGGCGAAGGCGATGGGGCTCTACGGAGCCACGGCCGGGCTCTCGATGGTCGCCGGGCAGATCCTCGGCGGTGTCCTGGTGGCCGCCGACGTGGCGGGCACCGGCTGGCGGTCGATCTTCCTCGTCAACGTGCCGGTGGCACTCCTCGGCCTGGTGCTGGCGGTCCGCTCCGTGCCGGAGACCCGGTCGGAGAAGCCCGCGCCCGTCGACATACCCGGCACCCTGCTGCTCGCGCTCTCGCTGGTGACGCTCCTCGCTCCCCTGACCGAGGGCCGGGCCGCCGGGTGGCCGCTGTGGACCTGGATCTCGCTGGGGGTCTTCCCGTTCGCGGCGGCGGCGTTCTACCTGACCGAGCGGGCGGCCGACCGCAGGGGCGAGGTGCCGCTGGTGCCGCCGAGCCTGCTGCGGCTCGACTCGCTGCGGCGCGGGCTCACGCTGGTGGTGCCGTTCTCGATCGGTTTCGGCGGATTCATGTTCGTCATCGCGGTCGCGCTCCAGCAGGGGCTGCGGATGGGTCCGGTCACGGCGGGATTCACGCTCGTACCGCTGGCGGCGGCGTTCTTCGCCGCGTCGCTTGCGGGCCCCCGGCTGGTCGGCAGGTACGCGAGCCGGGTCGTGACGGCCGGCGCCGTGATCCAGGCCGTCGGCGTCACGGTGATCGCGGCGACCGTGTGGTGGGACTGGTCCGGGCTCGGCATCGCGGCCCTGGCGCCCGGTATGGCGCTGGCCGGGTTCGGCCAGGGACTCCAGCTGCCGGTGCTGTTCCGCATCGTGCTCTCCGACGTACCGGCGGAGCGGGCCGGGGTCGGCGGCGGCATGATGACCACGACGCAGCAGGCGTCGCTCGCGCTGGGGGTGGCCACGCTCGGCACGCTCTTCCTGTCGCTGAGCACGTCGCTGGGGATGCGGGAGGCGCTGGCGGTGACGCTGCTGCTGCAACTGGCCACGGTCGCCGTGACGGCGCTGCTCAGCCTGCGGCTGCCACGCACGGTGCGGTAG
- a CDS encoding DUF6243 family protein: protein MAKSRNNLLGVGGQRKKMPRSGAQSSAAAGAEDRRSAADQKQELLQKMRERAEGAGADGTPDAES from the coding sequence ATGGCAAAGAGTCGCAACAACCTTCTTGGCGTCGGCGGGCAGCGCAAGAAGATGCCCCGCTCCGGGGCACAGAGCTCGGCCGCCGCAGGCGCCGAGGACCGCAGGTCAGCCGCTGACCAGAAGCAGGAACTGCTCCAGAAGATGCGCGAGCGGGCCGAGGGGGCCGGAGCTGACGGAACCCCCGACGCCGAGAGCTGA
- a CDS encoding amino acid permease: protein MTRDRAGPGPGPRSGGGGIGSGLMRRKPVERLIAEGGQGEGGQLRRSLGMWQLTMISIGATLGTGIFVVLGEAVPKAGPAVVISFVIAGLTALFSALSYAELAGTIPVAGSSYSYTYATMGEFIAWICGWCLMLEYGVSVAAVAVGWGQYLNEFLDGTIGVTIPTALSAPPGDGGIVNIPALLVVLLAMAFLLGGAKESARANTIMVVVKIASLILFCVVAASGIKAGNYKPFMPLGMTGVSAAGASLFFSYIGFDAASTAGEEARNPKRDMPRAIMLSLLIVTALYCLVALMAVGAMPWQHFHNADAALAQIMRDVTGQSFWAVLLAAGAVIAIASVVLTVLYGQTRILFSMARDGLVPKVFAKVGPRTGAPVANTVIVSLFCGILAAVVPLGELANATSIGTLFAFALVNVAVIVLRRTRPDMPRNFRVAFSPVTPAIGFALCLWMMTSLGASTWVWFGIWMAAGLVLYFGYGMRRSQLAREEVTAREEV from the coding sequence ATCACCCGGGACCGGGCAGGTCCGGGCCCCGGTCCCAGGTCCGGCGGTGGTGGCATCGGCTCCGGGCTGATGCGCCGCAAGCCCGTCGAGCGGCTGATCGCCGAGGGCGGGCAGGGTGAGGGCGGGCAGCTCAGGCGCTCGCTGGGCATGTGGCAGCTGACCATGATCAGCATCGGGGCCACCCTCGGCACCGGCATCTTCGTGGTACTCGGCGAGGCGGTCCCCAAGGCCGGGCCCGCCGTTGTGATCTCCTTCGTGATCGCCGGACTCACCGCCCTCTTCTCCGCGCTCTCGTACGCGGAACTGGCGGGCACCATCCCGGTCGCCGGCTCCTCGTACTCGTACACCTACGCCACGATGGGCGAGTTCATCGCCTGGATCTGCGGCTGGTGCCTGATGCTGGAGTACGGCGTGTCCGTGGCGGCCGTGGCCGTCGGCTGGGGCCAGTACCTCAACGAGTTCCTGGACGGCACGATCGGGGTGACGATCCCCACCGCCCTGTCCGCACCGCCCGGGGACGGCGGCATCGTCAACATCCCCGCACTGCTCGTCGTCCTGCTGGCCATGGCCTTCCTGCTGGGCGGCGCCAAGGAGAGCGCCCGCGCCAACACGATCATGGTGGTCGTGAAGATCGCCTCGCTGATCCTGTTCTGCGTGGTGGCCGCGTCGGGCATCAAGGCGGGCAACTACAAGCCCTTCATGCCGCTCGGCATGACCGGTGTCAGCGCGGCCGGCGCCAGCCTCTTCTTCTCGTACATCGGCTTCGACGCCGCCTCCACGGCCGGCGAGGAGGCCCGCAACCCCAAGCGCGACATGCCGCGCGCGATCATGCTCTCGCTGCTGATCGTCACCGCGCTGTACTGCCTGGTGGCCCTGATGGCCGTCGGTGCCATGCCGTGGCAGCACTTCCACAACGCTGACGCCGCCCTCGCCCAGATCATGCGGGACGTCACCGGCCAGAGCTTCTGGGCCGTACTCCTCGCCGCCGGGGCGGTCATCGCCATCGCCAGCGTGGTGCTGACCGTGCTCTACGGGCAGACCCGCATCCTGTTCTCCATGGCCCGCGACGGCCTGGTGCCCAAGGTGTTCGCCAAGGTCGGCCCGCGGACCGGCGCCCCCGTCGCCAACACGGTGATCGTCTCGCTGTTCTGCGGCATCCTCGCGGCGGTCGTCCCGCTCGGCGAGCTGGCCAACGCCACCAGCATCGGGACTCTCTTCGCCTTCGCGCTGGTCAACGTGGCGGTCATCGTGCTCCGCCGGACCAGGCCCGACATGCCGCGGAACTTCCGGGTGGCGTTCTCGCCGGTGACGCCTGCCATCGGTTTCGCGCTGTGTCTGTGGATGATGACCAGCCTCGGCGCCAGTACGTGGGTGTGGTTCGGTATCTGGATGGCCGCCGGGCTCGTGCTGTACTTCGGCTACGGGATGCGCCGCTCCCAGCTCGCCCGCGAAGAAGTGACCGCCCGAGAAGAAGTGTGA
- a CDS encoding Lrp/AsnC family transcriptional regulator encodes MRLNDLDERIVHALAEDARRSYADIGTRVGLSAPAVKRRVDRLLASGAITGFTVRVDPAALGWETEAFVEIHCRHNTSPEDIRRGMARYPEVASASTVTGDADAVIQIYAEDVRHFERVLERIAGEPFVERTKSVLVLSPLVRRFTSGSPA; translated from the coding sequence TTGCGACTGAACGATCTTGACGAACGCATCGTCCACGCCCTCGCGGAGGACGCCCGCCGCTCCTACGCCGACATCGGCACCCGGGTCGGCCTGTCCGCGCCCGCCGTCAAACGCAGAGTCGACCGGCTGCTCGCATCCGGCGCCATCACCGGCTTCACCGTGCGGGTGGACCCCGCGGCGCTGGGCTGGGAGACGGAGGCGTTCGTCGAGATCCACTGCCGGCACAACACCTCCCCTGAGGACATCCGGCGCGGTATGGCGCGGTACCCGGAGGTGGCGTCCGCGTCGACCGTCACCGGTGACGCGGACGCGGTCATCCAGATCTACGCCGAGGACGTACGCCACTTCGAGCGGGTACTGGAGCGCATCGCGGGCGAGCCGTTCGTCGAACGCACCAAGTCCGTGCTCGTGCTCTCCCCGCTCGTACGCCGGTTCACCTCGGGCTCACCCGCGTAG
- a CDS encoding aldo/keto reductase, with amino-acid sequence MATTPVPARTLGTAGPLTSALGLGCMGMSALYGTADRAESIATIHAALDAGVTLLDTGDFYGMGHNELLIGEALRSAPAAHREQALTSVKFGALRTVEGGFTGYDGRPNAVKNFAAYSLQRLGTDHIDIYRIARVDPDVPIEETVGAIAELIEAGHVRYVGLSEVGADTIRRAAATAPITDLQIEYSLISRGIEAEILPTTRELGIGITAYGVLSRGLISGHFTHDRELAPGDFRSMSPRFQGENLRHNLGLVDALRKIADQKGVSVAQTAIAWVSARGEDIVPLIGARTRDRLTEALGSLDVTLDAADIAAIEEAVPAGSAAGDRYPAAQMAHLDSER; translated from the coding sequence ATGGCCACCACTCCCGTCCCCGCCCGCACCCTGGGCACGGCAGGACCGCTGACCTCCGCCCTCGGCCTCGGCTGCATGGGCATGTCCGCGCTGTACGGCACCGCCGACCGCGCCGAGTCGATCGCGACCATCCACGCCGCCCTCGACGCCGGGGTCACCCTGCTCGACACCGGCGACTTCTACGGCATGGGTCACAACGAACTGCTGATCGGCGAAGCCCTGCGCAGCGCCCCCGCGGCCCACCGCGAACAGGCCCTCACCAGCGTCAAGTTCGGCGCTCTGCGGACCGTCGAAGGGGGCTTCACCGGCTACGACGGCCGCCCGAACGCCGTCAAGAACTTCGCCGCGTACTCGCTCCAGCGGCTCGGCACCGACCACATCGACATCTACCGGATCGCCCGCGTCGACCCGGACGTGCCGATCGAGGAGACCGTCGGCGCCATCGCCGAGCTGATCGAAGCGGGCCATGTGCGGTATGTGGGCCTCTCCGAAGTGGGCGCCGACACCATCCGCAGGGCCGCCGCCACCGCGCCGATCACGGATCTCCAGATCGAGTACTCACTGATCTCCCGGGGCATCGAGGCGGAGATCCTGCCCACCACCCGCGAGCTGGGCATCGGCATCACCGCGTACGGGGTGCTCTCCCGCGGTCTGATCAGCGGCCACTTCACCCATGACCGCGAGCTGGCCCCCGGAGACTTCCGGAGCATGAGCCCCCGCTTCCAGGGCGAGAACCTCCGGCACAATCTCGGTCTGGTCGACGCGTTGCGGAAGATCGCCGACCAGAAGGGCGTTTCCGTCGCTCAGACCGCCATCGCCTGGGTCTCGGCACGCGGCGAGGACATCGTCCCGCTGATCGGCGCCCGGACCCGCGACCGGCTGACCGAGGCCCTGGGCTCCCTCGATGTCACGCTCGACGCCGCGGACATCGCCGCCATCGAGGAGGCCGTCCCGGCCGGATCCGCGGCGGGCGACCGCTACCCGGCCGCCCAGATGGCCCACCTGGACAGCGAGCGCTGA
- a CDS encoding TetR/AcrR family transcriptional regulator — protein MTPEALTPERILEATEDVLRRYGPAKATVVDVARVLGVSHGSVYRHFRTKAALREAVTERWLHRSEAELARFADDREGSATARLTNWLTALFAAKRRKAGGDPELFATFGVLTGESSGVVESHIGALVGQLARIIEDGCAQGEFAPVEVDFPTTARAVFDATGRFHDPVYAAEWSRPGIDGDFTAVQNLLLGGLRAR, from the coding sequence ATGACGCCCGAAGCCCTGACACCCGAGCGCATTCTTGAGGCGACCGAGGACGTGCTGCGCCGCTACGGCCCGGCCAAGGCCACGGTGGTCGACGTGGCACGGGTGCTCGGGGTCAGCCACGGCAGCGTCTACCGCCACTTCCGCACCAAGGCGGCGCTGCGCGAGGCTGTCACCGAGCGCTGGCTGCACAGGTCGGAGGCCGAGCTGGCCCGGTTCGCCGACGACCGGGAAGGCTCCGCGACCGCCCGGCTGACGAACTGGCTCACGGCCCTCTTCGCGGCCAAGCGCCGCAAGGCGGGCGGCGACCCCGAGCTGTTCGCCACCTTCGGGGTACTGACCGGGGAGAGCAGCGGAGTGGTGGAGAGCCATATCGGGGCGCTCGTCGGGCAGCTCGCCCGGATCATCGAGGACGGCTGCGCCCAGGGCGAGTTCGCCCCGGTCGAGGTGGACTTCCCGACGACGGCCCGTGCGGTCTTCGATGCGACCGGCCGCTTCCATGACCCGGTGTACGCGGCGGAGTGGAGCCGCCCAGGCATCGACGGTGACTTCACCGCCGTCCAGAATCTGCTGCTGGGCGGCCTCCGGGCCCGCTGA
- a CDS encoding acetoacetate--CoA ligase: protein MSTATDVLWSPGPSQTEGSNVAAFLRWLDRTRGLSFPGYPELWEWSTTDLPGFWSAVWEFYGLDAVTGYDEVLGDPSMPGATWFRGARLNFAERCFAQATDARPALISVSEGGTPAETSWEQLRHDTAALAAALRDMGVRPGDRVAGYLPNTPHAVVALLATAAIGAVWTVCSPDFGTPSVLARLRQARPTVLLAADGYHHGGKEFDRRAAVSEIVDGLPTLRHLVAVGHLHPSSAAAPWSQRPEVTQHVWPDLLARPGAQLDFADVPFDHPLWILWSSGTTGVPKGIVQGHGGIVVELLKALGLGSDLRADDRYFFHTSTSWMVWNLMVAGLLHGSTIVLYDGSPGYPDINGVWRVAEQTGATMVGVGAAYLAAAEAAGAHPAAETDLSAVRSVLQTGSALPVSTWHWAAERLVPGAWVQSICGGTDICSVLAGGSPLLPVRAGRIQCPALGVALASWDPAGQPLVGEQGELVVTAPLPSMPLHFVDDPGGERYRASYFDVYPGVWRHGDWAVLDSDLTVVVAGRSDSTLNRMGVRMGSGDIYEVVEPLPQIADSLVVGAELSDGRYSMPLFVVLADGARLDDALRKEITTAIRNRLSPRHVPDRIEQVAAVPRTLTGKKLEVPVKRILQGARVCDVSAEGAVAHPEMLEWFAEFAAQL, encoded by the coding sequence ATGAGCACCGCCACCGACGTGTTGTGGTCCCCCGGTCCCAGCCAGACCGAGGGCTCCAACGTCGCCGCCTTCCTGCGCTGGCTGGACCGGACCAGAGGTCTGTCCTTCCCCGGCTACCCGGAGCTGTGGGAGTGGAGCACCACCGATCTGCCCGGATTCTGGTCCGCGGTCTGGGAGTTCTACGGGCTGGACGCCGTGACCGGCTACGACGAGGTGCTCGGCGACCCGTCGATGCCCGGGGCCACCTGGTTCCGCGGAGCACGCCTCAACTTCGCCGAACGCTGCTTCGCACAGGCCACCGACGCACGCCCCGCCCTGATCAGCGTGTCGGAGGGCGGGACACCGGCCGAGACCTCCTGGGAGCAACTGCGTCACGACACGGCGGCCCTCGCCGCAGCCCTCAGGGACATGGGGGTGCGCCCCGGAGACCGGGTGGCCGGCTATCTGCCGAACACGCCGCACGCCGTGGTCGCTCTGCTGGCCACCGCCGCCATCGGCGCGGTGTGGACGGTGTGTTCGCCGGACTTCGGCACACCGAGCGTGCTCGCCCGCCTGCGCCAGGCGCGCCCGACGGTGCTGCTGGCGGCGGACGGCTACCACCACGGCGGGAAGGAGTTCGACCGCCGTGCGGCGGTCTCCGAGATCGTGGACGGGCTGCCCACCCTCCGGCACCTGGTGGCGGTCGGCCACCTCCATCCGTCATCGGCCGCAGCGCCGTGGTCGCAGCGGCCCGAGGTGACACAGCACGTCTGGCCCGATCTGCTCGCACGGCCGGGAGCCCAACTCGACTTCGCCGACGTCCCGTTCGACCACCCGCTGTGGATCCTGTGGTCCTCGGGCACCACGGGTGTGCCGAAGGGCATCGTGCAGGGGCACGGCGGCATCGTCGTCGAACTGCTCAAGGCCCTCGGCCTGGGCTCCGACCTGCGCGCCGACGACCGCTACTTCTTCCATACCTCCACCAGCTGGATGGTCTGGAACCTCATGGTCGCCGGCCTGCTGCACGGGTCCACCATCGTGCTGTACGACGGCAGCCCCGGCTACCCGGACATCAACGGGGTCTGGCGGGTCGCCGAGCAGACCGGCGCGACGATGGTCGGAGTCGGCGCGGCCTATCTGGCTGCCGCGGAGGCGGCGGGAGCGCATCCGGCGGCGGAGACCGACCTCAGCGCCGTGCGCTCGGTCCTGCAGACCGGCTCGGCGCTGCCGGTCAGCACCTGGCACTGGGCCGCCGAGCGCCTCGTCCCCGGCGCCTGGGTGCAGTCGATCTGCGGCGGGACCGACATCTGCTCGGTGCTCGCCGGCGGCAGCCCGCTGCTGCCGGTGCGCGCCGGACGTATCCAGTGCCCCGCGCTCGGGGTCGCGCTCGCCTCCTGGGACCCGGCAGGACAGCCGCTCGTCGGAGAACAGGGCGAGCTGGTGGTCACCGCCCCGCTGCCGTCCATGCCTCTGCACTTCGTGGACGACCCCGGCGGGGAGCGCTACCGCGCCAGCTACTTCGACGTGTATCCGGGGGTGTGGCGGCACGGGGACTGGGCCGTCCTCGACTCCGACCTCACGGTGGTGGTGGCCGGCCGGTCGGACTCGACGCTCAACCGGATGGGTGTGCGGATGGGTTCGGGCGATATCTACGAGGTCGTCGAACCGCTGCCGCAGATCGCCGACAGTCTTGTCGTCGGCGCCGAGCTGTCCGACGGGCGGTACAGCATGCCGCTGTTCGTCGTCCTCGCCGACGGCGCCCGGCTCGACGACGCCCTGCGGAAGGAGATCACCACCGCGATCCGCAACCGGCTGTCGCCGCGTCATGTACCGGACCGGATCGAGCAGGTGGCGGCGGTGCCGCGCACCCTGACCGGCAAGAAGCTGGAGGTCCCGGTGAAGCGCATCCTCCAGGGCGCCCGCGTCTGCGATGTGTCCGCGGAAGGCGCCGTCGCCCACCCCGAAATGCTGGAGTGGTTCGCGGAGTTCGCCGCCCAGCTCTGA
- a CDS encoding RBBP9/YdeN family alpha/beta hydrolase, which translates to MSTVAPPPALLIVPGLRDHVPEHWQTVLGNKLPGARTVAPVTTDRLSCDVQVAALDEALSEISGPVVLVAHSVGVITVAHWAQRHTRPIQGALLATPPDLETPMPEGHPSRDDLGANGWLPVPRAPLPFPSIVAASTDDPLAGFAPVAALARAWGSRLVDLGPVGHLNPAAGYGEWPQAEQYVRELSGEGR; encoded by the coding sequence ATGAGCACCGTCGCACCGCCACCGGCCCTCCTGATCGTTCCCGGTCTGCGTGACCACGTACCGGAGCACTGGCAGACCGTCCTCGGCAACAAGCTGCCCGGCGCCCGTACCGTCGCACCGGTGACGACCGACCGGCTCAGCTGCGACGTGCAGGTCGCAGCCCTGGACGAGGCGCTGTCCGAGATCTCGGGTCCGGTCGTCCTGGTCGCGCACAGCGTCGGGGTGATCACGGTCGCGCACTGGGCGCAGCGCCACACGCGCCCGATCCAGGGTGCTCTGCTGGCCACCCCGCCGGATCTCGAAACACCCATGCCCGAAGGACATCCCAGCCGCGACGACCTGGGCGCCAACGGCTGGCTGCCGGTGCCGCGCGCCCCGCTGCCCTTCCCGAGCATCGTCGCGGCCAGCACCGACGACCCCCTGGCCGGCTTCGCACCGGTCGCCGCGCTCGCCCGGGCGTGGGGGAGCCGGCTGGTCGACCTCGGGCCGGTCGGACACCTCAACCCGGCGGCCGGGTACGGCGAGTGGCCCCAGGCCGAGCAGTACGTCCGCGAGCTCAGCGGGGAGGGCCGATGA